Proteins encoded within one genomic window of Leishmania major strain Friedlin complete genome, chromosome 2:
- a CDS encoding conserved hypothetical protein (previous protein_id=AAZ10078.1), translated as MSVSSPLDGGGAGGTVVQSSATHRGASAPANTTAATAEPHTPLFTAAENAELQAIEAECNTFHEYERQYQEVLMTLEGDDVLDKFRAEYEGLHSSLLRSHEGEGRLLRKCTDLQSDIDACAEKAVAAAEMTLGDRDTIANLKSETERTSHRLTEVREKEAQLKETIATLKREIAVQQAKAQDPIEMPEQEAALQSLRRLHETLQREEEQLTQQLRSTSLDMAATQRRIATLVSSNSGNAAELRLVREAIVQSEEEVQRVLQSKSMKEQELQAVRDTIARRIAYYTSQQHTLEALVEDHERNGQELRDVRQEEARLTDEYQGVCRQLQNVNTALQECNEEHDLWQRRVYERAAELQAQQAAVASVHRRYVKAQKVVEALQRRNAVTEVQKSEQVEKQLDVAAQLKSEEAALALAKRAAHTAAQTAVSVRGEVNILQQQITGEAAEQHRNAAWLAEKRGQLRALESVLTSFEEHIQQTHRELYVVTQEAEFSEARAKKQAFACAHLLSSIENKEAELAHYEGSLTEVEARIKQQQVLLESMVAERNTYTSHYNQLKQGLSEQQHRFSLLLAKVQSMRSSIQKRGKDVKLEVAHIQLLRQQRKELEAHVTDYQRRAHTRQRCADALGQEIQQLRAVLSDAADETARQQRRCHDVVHEKDRLDRQVTDRATELHALYEQARTQQSLLQHHERLYNDQARQLEHLQYQTLQFAQQLEQLRMFVARLPELRVLLNNATRELQREKVRVQALLDAAYHPVNVHPYHEVASAEPETYALLQRVQKLQRVLVQRRNQLEEKEAAIQSVEQRYMKAKATVAHQPGPEIAEQLTAYQENLVKKGQHMRQMQEALEFFRSQTDQFKARHDVLRERLAEMGKTYAAGRAEDERRSRAGALTGATSATPRPDSPSVTAEPVVYRGFVAPPRATMNTAATSALLLAPPPMRE; from the coding sequence GCTACTCAcagaggcgccagcgcgccgGCGAATACCACCGCCGCTACCGCAGAGCCGCACACCCCGTTGTTCACGGCTGCCGAGAACGCAGAGCTCCAAGCAATCGAGGCGGAGTGCAACACCTTCCATGAGTACGAGCGGCAGTATCAAGAGGTGCTCATGACGCTAGAGGGAGATGACGTCCTCGACAAGTTCCGCGCGGAGTACGAGGGCCTCCACAGCTCCTTGCTGCGCAGTCATGAGGGCGAgggccggctgctgcgcaagtgCACAGACCTGCAGAGCGACATCGATGCCTgcgcggagaaggcggtTGCGGCTGCTGAGATGACTCTGGGCGATCGTGACACCATCGCCAACCTCAAGAGTGAGACGGAGCGCACCTCCCATAGGTTGACGGAGGtgcgggagaaggaggcgcagctgaaggagaCGATCGCCACGCTCAAGCGCGAGatcgcggtgcagcaggcaaAGGCACAGGATCCGATCGAGATGCcagagcaggaggcggccTTACAGAGTCTACGGCGCCTCCATGAAACActgcagcgggaggaggagcagctgacgcagcagctgcgcagcacctctcTTGACATggccgccacgcagcggcgcatcgccACACTGGTGAGCAGCAACTCCGGCAATGCCGCTGAGCTTCGTCTGGTACGCGAGGCCATCGTGCAgagtgaggaggaggtgcagaggGTGCTGCAGAGTAAGTCTATGAaggagcaggagctgcaggcggtgcgcgacACGATCGCTCGCCGTATCGCGTACTACACCTCTCAACAGCACACCCTCGAAGCGCTCGTCGAGGACCACGAGCGCAACGggcaggagctgcgcgacgtcCGGCAGGAAGAGGCGCGACTGACCGACGAGTACCAGGGTGTCTGCCGCCAGCTGCAAAACGTCAACACGGCTCTGCAGGAGTGCAACGAGGAGCATGATctgtggcagcgacgcgtgtacgagagggcggcggagctgcaggcgcagcaggccgCAGTCGCCTCCGTGCACAGGCGCTACGTCAAGGCGCAGAAGGTTGTCGAGGCTCTTCAGCGGCGCAACGCGGTTACGGAGGTGCAGAAATCGGAGCAGGTAGAGAAGCAGCTcgacgtggcggcgcagctgaagagcgaggaggccgcTCTCGCCCTTGCGAAGCGGGCAGCCCACACtgccgcgcagacggcaGTGTCTGTCAGAGGGGAGGTCAACATTCTGCAGCAGCAAATCACCGGCGAAGCGGCCGAGCAGCATCGCAACGCTGCGTGGCTCGCGGAGAAGCGTGGGCAACTACGCGCGCTCGAGAGCGTGTTGACGTCATTCGAGGAGCACATCCAGCAGACCCACCGGGAGTTGTACGTCGTGACGCAGGAGGCAGAGTTTAGCGAGGCGAGAGCGAAGAAGCAGGCctttgcgtgcgcgcacctcctcagCAGCATTGAGAACAAAGAAGCGGAGCTGGCCCATTACGAGGGGAGTCTCAccgaggtggaggcgcgcATCAAGCAGCAACAGGTGCTGCTCGAGTCGATGGTGGCGGAGCGGAACACGTACACCTCGCACTACAACCAGCTGAAGCAAGGCCTcagtgagcagcagcatcggtTCTCACTACTGCTGGCGAAGGTGCAGTCGATGCGCAGCTCCATCCAGAAGCGGGGGAAGGATGTGAAGCTCGAAGTGGCACACATCCAGctcctgcggcagcagcgaaagGAGCTTGAGGCGCACGTGACGGACTACCAGCGGCGGGCCCAcacgaggcagcggtgcgccgatGCGCTGGGGCAGGAGATACAGCAGCTTCGCGCGGTTCTCAGCGACGCAGCGGACGAGACGgcccggcagcagcgccgctgccatgaCGTTGTGCATGAGAAGGACAGGCTCGACCGCCAAGTGACGGACCGCGCCACggagctgcacgcgctgtACGAGCAGGCCCGCACGCAACAGTCTCTTCTTCAACACCACGAGCGCCTCTACAACGACCAGGCACGACAGCTGGAGCACCTCCAGTACCAGACGTTGCAgtttgcgcagcagctggagcagctgcgtaTGTTCGTCGCCCGCCTGCCAGAGTTGCGCGTACTGCTGAACAACGCAACGCgtgagctgcagcgggagaaggtgcgggtgcaggcgctgctggatgcCGCGTACCACCCCGTTAATGTGCACCCGTACCACGAGGTGGCCTCGGCTGAGCCGGAGACgtatgcgctgctgcagcgtgtgcagaagctgcagcgggTCCTGGTCCAGCGCCGGAATCAGCTagaggagaaagaggcggCTATCCAGTCGGTGGAGCAGCGCTACATGAAAGCCAAGGCCACCGTCGCGCACCAGCCCGGGCCGGAGATCGCGGAGCAGCTGACTGCCTATCAAGAGAACCTCGTGAAGAAGGGCCAGCATATGCGGCAGATGCAGGAGGCCCTCGAGTTCTTCAGGTCGCAGACGGACCAGTTCAAGGCTCGACATGACGTACTGCGAGAACGGCTAGCGGAAATGGGCAAGACGTACGCGGCGGGCCGTGCGGAGGATGAGAGACGCTCCAGAGCAGGCGCTTTGACAGGCGCCAcgtccgccacgccgcgcCCCGACTCGCCATCCGTGACGGCTGAGCCCGTCGTATACCGCGGCTTTGTGGCACCTCCGCGCGCCACGATGAACACCGCTGCCACGTCAGCGTTGCTCCTCGCGCCACCCCCGATGAGGGAGTAG